One segment of Panicum virgatum strain AP13 chromosome 1K, P.virgatum_v5, whole genome shotgun sequence DNA contains the following:
- the LOC120707279 gene encoding high-affinity nitrate transporter-activating protein 2.1-like, which translates to MAMARQGGAVSMLVLLLLLGACSLPAPAAAGVLLSTLPKALAVTASPKPGQVLHSGVDKLTVTWSLNATEPAGADAAYKSVTVKLCYAPVSQKDRGWRKSNDDLKKDKACQFMVTEQAYAAGARGSFEYTVARDIPTASYYVRAYALDASGTQVAYGQTGPATAFDVAGITGIHASIKVAAGVFSAFSVAALAFFFVIENRKKNK; encoded by the exons ATGGCGATGGCTCGGCAAGGCGGTGCCGTCTcgatgctggtgctgctgctgctcctcggcGCCTGCAgcctgccggcgccggccgccgcgggggtGCTCCTCTCCACGCTGCCCAAGGCGCTCGCCGTCACCGCCTCACCCAAGCCCGGCCAAG TTCTGCACTCCGGCGTGGACAAGCTGACGGTGACGTGGTCCCTGAACGCGACGgagcccgccggcgccgacgccgcctaCAAGAGTGTCACGGTGAAGCTGTGCTACGCGCCGGTGAGCCAGAAGGACCGCGGGTGGCGCAAGTCCAACGACGACCTCAAGAAGGACAAGGCGTGCCAGTTCATGGTCACCGAGCAGgcctacgccgccggcgcccgcggcagCTTCGAGTACACTGTCGCCCGCGACATCCCCACGGCCTCCTACTACGTGCGCGCCTACGCGCTCGACGCGTCGGGCACGCAGGTGGCCTACGGTCAGACCggccccgccaccgccttcGACGTCGCCGGCATCACGGGCATCCACGCATCCATcaaggtcgccgccggcgtgttCTCGGCCTTCTccgtcgccgcgctcgccttcttcttcgtcatcgAGAaccgcaagaagaacaagtag
- the LOC120707256 gene encoding eukaryotic translation initiation factor 4B1-like yields MSKPWGSLGGAGAWALDAERAEEEEREAAANPAPAPARAAGFPSLREAAAAKSKKKNKGTTLSLSEFAGYGPGRRQAPAPEPKGLTPAEIMMLPSGPRERSAEELDRTRGIGGGFRSYGGGDRGGGGFDDDGRRGAPGRGADLDMPSRADEDRDWSMSKKSLAPADSGPRSRYGGLGSGGAPASVGRADDDGDWSRGKKPMPSGPSRYPSLGGGGGGFRDSPVSTDSSDRWSRAAPAPTNGERERPRLVLDPPKRDASATPTPPAEAGRSRPSPFGAARPREDVLADKGLDWKKMETEIDQKKTSRPTSSQSSRPESAHSSRPGSPGSQVPAVASEGVPRARPKVNPFGDAKPREVILQEKGKDWRKIDLELEHRSIDRPETNDERELKEEINLLKLELNENEAKMSDDDAKSLAEKITQMEKQLELLTIAMDDKIRFSQRPGSGAGRVTASPPTNLADESQMKESMERPGSRSGMDQYSKPTEERWGFQGSRDRGSFGGNRSSDRSLGGQRW; encoded by the exons ATGTCCAAGCCCTGGGGCagcctcggcggcgccggcgcgtggGCGCTGGACGCCGagcgcgccgaggaggaggagcgcgaggCCGCCGCGAACCCGGCGCCCGCCCCGGCCCGGGCCGCGGGCTTCCCGAGCCtccgcgaggccgccgccgccaagtccaagaagaagaacaagggcACCACGCTCTCGCTCTCGGAGTTCGCCGGCTACGGCCCGGGCAGGCgccaggcgccggcgccggagcccaAGGGGCTCACCCCGGCGGAGATTATGATGCTGCCCTCGGGGCCCAGGGAGCGGTCCGCGGAAGAGCTCGACCGGacccgcggcatcggcggcggcttccgctcctacggcggcggggaccgcggcggaggcgggttcgacgacgacggccgccgcggggCGCCCGGCAGGGGCGCGGATCTCGACATGCCCTCGCGCGCCGACGAAGATCGCGACTGGTCCATGAGCAAGAAGTCGCTCGCGCCCGCCGACTCCGGCCCGCGGAGCCGGTACGGCGGactcgggagcggcggcgcgcccgcaTCCGTCGGccgcgccgacgacgacggcgactgGTCGCGCGGGAAGAAGCCGATGCCGTCAGGCCCGTCGCGCTACCcgagcctcggcggcggcggcggcggcttccgcgATTCGCCCGTCTCGACCGACTCCTCCGACCGCTGGTCccgtgccgcgcccgcgcccaccAATGGCGAGCGGGAGCGGCCCCGCCTAGTGCTCGATCCGCCCAAGCGCGACGCCTCGGCCACACCTACACCACCAGCTGAGGCGGGACGCAGCCGGCCGAGCCCATTCGGGGCCGCGAGGCCACGGGAAGACGTGCTGGCCGACAAAGGGCTGGACTGGAAGAAGATGGAGACTGAGATCGATCAGAAGAAGACTAGCCGTCCTACCAGCTCACAGTCGAGCAGGCCAGAGAGTGCTCACTCGTCACGACCTGGGAGCCCCGGGTCACAGGTACCAGCTGTGGCTAGTGAAGGCGTGCCGAGGGCACGACCAAAggtgaatccttttggtgatgCAAAGCCTAGGGAGGTGATTCTGCAGGAGAAAGGGAAGGATTGGAGGAAGATTGACCTCGAGCTGGAGCATCGCAGTATTGATAG ACCGGAAACGAATGATGAGAGGGAGTTGAAAGAAGAGATCAATCTGCTTAAGTTGGAACTTAATGAAAATGAAGCCAAGATGAGTGATGATGATGCAAAAAGTTTGGCTGAGAAGATAACTCAAATGGAAAAACAGCTGGAGCTTCTTACAATTGCAATGGATGACAAGATCAGATTTTCGCAAAGACCTGGCTCTGGTGCAGGGAGGGTTACAGCTTCTCCTCCGACAAATCTTGCAGATGAATCCCAAATGAAAGAGTCCATGGAAAGGCCAGGTTCCCGCAGTGGCATGGATCAATATTCAAAACCAACTGAAGAAAGATGGGGGTTTCAGGGGAGCAGAGATAGAGGCTCTTTTGGTGGCAACAGAAGTTCAGACAG GTCATTGGGAGGACAAAGATGGTGA
- the LOC120707270 gene encoding high-affinity nitrate transporter-activating protein 2.1-like: protein MARRQGAVAFPLLAAVLLGACLPAPAAAGVLLSTLPKALAVTTSAKPGQVLHSGVDKLTVTWSLNTTEPAGADAAYKSVMVKLCYAPVSQKDRGWRKSNDDLKKDKACQFKVTEQAYAAGSRGSFEYTVARDIPTASYYVRAYALDASGTQVAYGQTGPATAFDVAGITGIHASIKVAAGVFSAFSVAALAFFFVIENRKKNK from the exons ATGGCTCGGCGACAAGGGGCCGTGGCGTTCCCGTTGCTTGCGGCGGTGCTTCTCGGCGCCTgcctgccggcgccggccgccgcgggggtGCTCCTCTCCACGCTGCCCAAGGCGCTCGCCGTCACCACCTCCGCCAAGCCCGGCCAAG TTCTGCACTCCGGCGTGGACAAGCTGACGGTGACGTGGTCTCTGAACACGACGgagcccgccggcgccgacgccgcctaCAAGAGCGTCATGGTGAAGCTGTGCTACGCGCCGGTGAGCCAGAAGGACCGCGGGTGGCGCAAGTCCAACGACGACCTCAAGAAGGACAAGGCGTGCCAGTTCAAGGTCACCGAACAGGCCTacgccgccggcagccgcggCAGCTTCGAGTACACCGTCGCCCGCGACATCCCCACGGCCTCCTACTACGTGCGCGCCTACGCGCTCGACGCGTCGGGCACGCAGGTGGCCTACGGCCAGACCggccccgccaccgccttcGACGTCGCCGGCATCACCGGCATCCACGCCTCCATcaaggtcgccgccggcgtgttCTCGGCCTTCTccgtcgccgcgctcgccttcttcttcgtcatcgAGAaccgcaagaagaacaagtag
- the LOC120707260 gene encoding protein FAR1-RELATED SEQUENCE 6-like, giving the protein MSASSRMEESDGEDIGVPEVGMVFNNHTEVNRFYRKYARRVGFGVSVRRSSFSQEGTCLYLELMCCKGGRPRYEPKFRKRASSTTNCPAKIRVKLWGDKLLHVELVILDHNHPVSPAMARFLNSYKQLSGPAKRRLRMGGPGAMPVEEPSKMPMNKLGELEELLFGESKHHSFVERGRLKLQPGDSEALRIFFTRMQAKNANFFNVIDLDDEGCIRNVFWADARSRAMYEYYCDVITLDTSYVVSKHEMPLATFIGVNHHGQSVLMGCALLSDETAETYSWLLKAWIACMSGNLPKAIVTDYCRGIQSAVSEVIPGVRHRMCLFQIMRKAAERLGGLSEYRAINKAMHKAVFDSLTIDEFEGEWNTLISFNGLQGNDWLRSLYECRASWVPVFIKDTFWAGMSVTQRNETITPFFDGYVDLKTTLKQFLGKYEMALQSKYGKEAQADFETFHKQRPPVSKFYMEEQLSKVYTHNMFKKFQDEIEAIMYCHVSLIAVDGPVSTFNVKECIFLEDGRRTMSKIFAVTYNADEKDIACICGGFQFSGILCRHSLSMLKFQLVREIPPQYILDRWKKDFRQLHMMGRPPSDLVPNNRVDRYDYLSMRCLQLVDSAVLSDKYRLALRLVREMEKFLLNSNTHDDTQPRIKSRVPKVNKPNTVTGQNVVDAATNNGNVGPKAPETPAVMQASQIQKGGAERGIVPAGYIAVPANVQQFVANQAAIRPSIVYMVPSGVDPRAFGNGVLMPVMYQQMFQVPQKPNGTVQDTSANGKKKRPRGQKLTETSQQSNGTPGPSSG; this is encoded by the exons ATGAGCGCATCCTCCAG AATGGAGGAGTCCGATGGGGAGGATATTGGTGTTCCAGAAGTTGGTATGGTGTTCAATAATCACACAGAAGTCAACCGATTTTACCGCAAGTATGCTCGTCGTGTTGGCTTTGGTGTCTCAGTAAGGAGGTCCTCATTTTCACAAGAAGGAACCTGCTTATATCTCGAGCTTATGTGCTGCAAAGGAGGGCGGCCGCGTTATGAGCCAAAGTTCCGGAAACGGGCCTCATCGACCACTAACTGCCCAGCCAAGATTCGAGTGAAGTTGTGGGGAGACAAATTGTTGCATGTAGAGTTGGTGATCCTTGATCACAATCATCCAGTGAGCCCAGCAATGGCAAGATTCTTGAACTCTTATAAGCAGCTCTCTGGCCCTGCAAAGAGGCGGTTACGTATGGGTGGCCCTGGGGCTATGCCTGTTGAAGAGCCAAGTAAGATGCCCATGAATAAGTTGGGGGAACTTGAGGAGCTTTTGTTTGGTGAGAGCAAGCACCACAGTTTTGTGGAGAGGGGTCGTTTGAAGCTCCAACCTGGAGATTCGGAGGCCCTTCGAATTTTCTTCACCCGGATGCAGGCCAAAAATGCTAATTTTTTCAATGTCATCGACTTGGATGATGAAGGCTGTATCAGGAATGTTTTCTGGGCAGATGCACGGTCAAGAGCCATGTATGAGTACTATTGTGATGTTATCACACTTGATACTTCCTATGTGGTTAGTAAACATGAAATGCCTCTTGCAACATTCATTGGGGTGAATCATCATGGCCAATCTGTCTTGATGGGGTGTGCCCTGCTTTCTGATGAAACAGCAGAAACCTATTCATGGCTACTTAAGGCTTGGATAGCCTGCATGTCTGGCAATCTTCCAAAGGCCATTGTCACTGACTATTGTAGGGGCATCCAAAGTGCTGTATCTGAGGTTATTCCTGGAGTCCGTCATAGAATGTGCTTGTTTCAGATAATGAGGAAGGCTGCAGAGCGGTTAGGTGGGCTGTCAGAGTACAGAGCTATTAACAAGGCAATGCATAAGGCTGTCTTTGATTCTTTAACCATAGATGAGTTTGAAGGAGAATGGAATACTTTAATTTCATTTAATGGGCTTCAGGGCAATGACTGGTTAAGATCACTTTATGAATGTCGAGCTTCTTGGGTTCCTGTCTTCATTAAAGATACATTCTGGGCAGGAATGTCTGTTACACAAAGAAATGAAACTATCACTCCTTTTTTTGATGGATATGTGGATTTAAAAACTACCTTGAAGCAATTTCTTGGCAAGTACGAGATGGCTTTGCAGAGCAAATATGGGAAGGAGGCCCAAGCAGATTTTGAGACATTTCATAAGCAACGTCCACCAGTATCAAAATTCTATATGGAAGAGCAGCTCTCAAAGGTATACACCCATAATATGTTCAAGAAGTTCCAGGATGAGATTGAAGCCATAATGTATTGCCACGTATCGTTAATTGCGGTTGATGGTCCTGTCTCCACGTTCAATGTCAAGGAGTGTATTTTCCTTGAAGATGGTAGAAGGACTATGAGTAAGATTTTTGCAGTGACTTACAATGCCGACGAAAAGGATATAGCATGTATCTGTGGAGGTTTCCAATTCAGTGGGATCCTATGCCGGCATAGTCTCTCAATGCTCAAGTTTCAACTGGTTCGTGAAATTCCACCACAATATATTCTTGATAGGTGGAAAAAGGATTTTAGGCAGTTGCACATGATGGGACGCCCTCCAAGTGACCTTGTCCCCAACAACCGTGTGGATCGATATGACTATTTGTCAATGAGATGCCTGCAACTTGTTGACTCTGCAGTCCTATCAGATAAATATCGCCTTGCTTTGAGGTTGGTAAGGGAGATGGAGAAATTTCTGCTAAATAGCAATACacatgatgatacacaaccaaGGATCAAGTCTCGTGTTCCTAAAGTAAATAAGCCAAATACAGTGACTGGTCAAAATGTGGTGGATGCAGCTACTAACAATGGAAATGTTGGCCCCAAAGCACCAGAG ACTCCTGCAGTCATGCAAGCATCACAGATCCAAAAG GGAGGAGCGGAAAGAGGAATAGTTCCTGCTGGCTACATTGCAGTGCCAGCTAATGTCCAGCAATTTGTAGCCAATCAAGCAGCAATTCGGCCAAGCATTGTGTATATGGTACCG agtggTGTTGACCCGCGTGCTTTTGGAAATGGCGTGTTGATGCCAGTGATGTACCAGCAGATGTTCCAG GTACCACAGAAACCGAATGGAACTGTGCAAGATACTTCAGCAAATGGAAAAAAGAAGCGACCTCGTGGCCAGAAGCTGACAGAGACATCTCAACAGTCAAATGGTACCCCAGGTCCTTCATCTGGCTAG